Below is a window of Rhipicephalus sanguineus isolate Rsan-2018 chromosome 9, BIME_Rsan_1.4, whole genome shotgun sequence DNA.
TGTCATCAACGACGGGTCAAGAGGCGAGCCTCTCGCTTACCTCGTCCCGGCCATCATGCACATACTGCTCCAACCAACCGCGTCTCGGGACCGTGGACCTTTAGTGCTGTTGCTTACAGCGACACGGGAAGAGGCCATACAGGTCCGGGCGGTTGCCGACGAGCTTACCGAGGGGTTGGACATTCGGGCGATGTATCTCCTGCCCGGAGAACCTCGGGAACTCCAGCTCAAGCAGATCGAGGAAGGTGCCCAAATATGCGTCGCCACGCCGGGCCGCCTCGTCTCTTTCATGGAGGAGTGTAGGATAAACCTCAGCCACTGCTCTTACCTGGTTCTGGACGAAGCGGACCGCATGATATCGATGGGCTTCGAGAAGCAGCTTCGCGTTATTGCGGATTACGCCCGTCCCGACCGCCAGACGCTGGTGTGGCTAACCTCCCGCACGATGGACGCGAACCGACTGATAGACGACCTGACTAGTGActacgtaaacgtcagcgtcggggCGGTTGCCCGCGAAGACCAGAAGGCGCAGCACATCGTCTACGTTTGCGAGGCACTCGAGAAGGAGGAGAAACTAGTAACCGTCCTCAACGACGTCCTCCGCGAAAAAGACGACAAGGCCATCGTGTTCACGGAGAGGAAGCGAACGGTGGAGGACATAGTGTCCAAACTGCGCCTCCGCTGTTGGGCCTGCGTAGCCTTCCACGGCAAGAAGACTAAGCAGGAACGACACTGGGCGCTGAACTCCGTGCGATTAGGCGACGCTCCCATATTAGTGTCAACCGACGCGGCAGCCGGCTCCGTATCATTGGACAATGTGCGTTTAGTCGTGAGCTACGACTGCCCAATCGACTCGGGTGACTACTCGCGCCGTTTGAAGTACGTCGCTCGGCCCGATGGAACAGGTGTAATGTGCACATTCTTAGAGCCCGACGAAACTGCGCACGCCAAGGAGCTGATCTCGTTTCTTCGAGACGCCAAGCAGGTCGTACCGCCGCATCTGAGTAATGTGGCGAAGAAAGTACAACGAAGGTAGGCGGTGGAAATTGACTCCGTCGTTGGCTAGGAGGCTTGCGGCACAGAAAGACTCCTCTGAGGGTCTTTCTTATTCTGGCCACGTAATGATCGCCAATTACCTACAATATTCGGAACACACAACTGCAAAGAAAGTACTAATCACCTTATAAGTTAACCCGCTCTCACTGTTAGTGAGATCCGGGAGTATAATCTTGCAGGGAATAAAATTAATCCCTAAAGTTGCGTATCAAAGgctttatttctttattgcttACATATAGGGCTCCgcgttttcggataaatccgaaaaaaaatcacgccatatccacggaatgaatgatgataagtgggtgaagctcgagagggggagatcatcggcaAAACcataaccctcccgtgaaagttcgcccattacatcattaagattAAAAGACGAGAGACtatgtgcgtatatacaaatcagcttttattttgttctcttattttgttcgtttgttctttcgtttcttcgtttgttctttcgtttcttcgtttgttctttcgtttcttcgtttgttctttcatttcttcattgttggatggattgcgaggtcccttcattatgacggctttatggtccgtgaaatgaagtgagagcggttcttgtactggttgtgcgcgctgccgccgccttccgtgccctccgttccgcagccttgtattccatctggcgactccgagctaaagagaaagcgtgccaagagggagcctcatggcgcgttacttctgaaacgtcgtcttcttcttctactgcataccataacgcgcgcagtaaagaagaaagaatgccacacaggcgaaccagcgccctctagaatatttttctaggtggcattgggcgaacacgcacgagagtctcactcgtcaacgtcgtcttcttcttctactgcataccagaacgcgcgcttctcacgagctagaggtggccccaactaggtggttacaaaccggtcacagaggaaggacagacccacggctttaggagcttcacccctaaaatccGATAAActctcgccggtaaaatttttgacaattcggatttattcgataagctccgattttaacggccaatgtGGTCCGATTCCATTCCTTTTCGAAATGGCATTTTCTATGCGTTCATTGATCGATCAGCTAGTTTTACCTC
It encodes the following:
- the LOC119405738 gene encoding probable ATP-dependent RNA helicase DDX5 encodes the protein MFGQFGLLGVAADVVFGVLDAAHTIQQQLNVGFQPQPQPWQFGVGQLNGPNNMPINGPNEGVLGANVELVDAGVHLRRRRSLRLRRGVGEQIPPSGDAKRVVFVRYPTGGGNGVSTTAWNSQLRAPDWREVHLPPFQKDVYQEHITAANRPMEEVDAYRKANGITVTGRDVPKPILYIDESGIPERVAKVIEARNPRSTPSPVQAQCWPVALSGRDLVAVINDGSRGEPLAYLVPAIMHILLQPTASRDRGPLVLLLTATREEAIQVRAVADELTEGLDIRAMYLLPGEPRELQLKQIEEGAQICVATPGRLVSFMEECRINLSHCSYLVLDEADRMISMGFEKQLRVIADYARPDRQTLVWLTSRTMDANRLIDDLTSDYVNVSVGAVAREDQKAQHIVYVCEALEKEEKLVTVLNDVLREKDDKAIVFTERKRTVEDIVSKLRLRCWACVAFHGKKTKQERHWALNSVRLGDAPILVSTDAAAGSVSLDNVRLVVSYDCPIDSGDYSRRLKYVARPDGTGVMCTFLEPDETAHAKELISFLRDAKQVVPPHLSNVAKKVQRR